GACGAAACTCTCGAAGACTCTCGAGGGTATTAGTCTGGCATACATAAGGCCAGATACGAATTTGAAGAGATCGCTGGCAGTAGAAAAAAGCCCCGCGTTTCCACTGACGCCTCCAAGGTAATAGGCCAGTTCGTCGTCCGGGAGCCCCTTCAGGGTTACCCCGTCACGCTCGCATGTCGGAGCTATGGAATGAGTGAGCGGAGGGAGGAAGGTTGTGTTGTCCATGCCCATTGGTTTGAAGATCTCGTTCAGGCAGAACTCGTCGTACTTTCTACAGGTGACCCTCTCGACAACGGCCATAAGGGTTATGAAATTCAGGCAGGAATAGTCGATTTTCTCCATAAGACCAGACAGAGGCTCGAGCGCGATTATACTTTCCAGCAATTCCCTTCCTCTCAGCTCCTTCCAGGCCTCCGAATAGGGCTGCATGCCGGACGTGTGGGTTAGCAGGTGGTACAACGCAATGTTTTTCTTGGATTCAGGGACTTCGAAGAAATCTCCGAGTGTATCCCAAAGTGAAACTTCTCCTCTGGATACCAGCAACATCATGGCCGTCGTAGTCGCGACTACCTTGGTCATGCTCGCCAGATCGTACATAGTCTCCAGGCTAACCGGTGTGTTGTCATCGACCGCGACCGTTCCATAGCACTTCGAATAGAGCATCTCGTTGTCTTTGCCGATCACCAGGGCCGCTCCCGGATAAACCGCTTTCCTGATTCCCGACAATACTGTATCGTCAACACGATTCCAGATCAAAATGATACCTCCCTGTGAATAGATTTGTACCTGAATAACGGTATATTTCAATATCCGCTGAAAATAAAACTTCCCTTCACTGCCTATGCTAACTCAAAACGGTAATTAGCAACAACCCTTTTTTTCTGTCGTCGCCGGTATCTACGGGCAATTAAAGTCGATGAGAGCACCGGATGGTTGTTATGTATATTCATACTATACAAATAGTTATTTGACAAGACAAGCGATTAAGCCATAGAATATGTGTGTATATGAGCATAGAAGGAGTGTAAAGCCGCTTATGAA
This portion of the Mesotoga infera genome encodes:
- a CDS encoding serine hydrolase domain-containing protein, which encodes MIWNRVDDTVLSGIRKAVYPGAALVIGKDNEMLYSKCYGTVAVDDNTPVSLETMYDLASMTKVVATTTAMMLLVSRGEVSLWDTLGDFFEVPESKKNIALYHLLTHTSGMQPYSEAWKELRGRELLESIIALEPLSGLMEKIDYSCLNFITLMAVVERVTCRKYDEFCLNEIFKPMGMDNTTFLPPLTHSIAPTCERDGVTLKGLPDDELAYYLGGVSGNAGLFSTASDLFKFVSGLMYARLIPSRVFESFVGDTVVIGEDKRHLGWMSPSKGSSGGDILGEDAFGHTGFTGTSLWVDPQSGLYVILLTNRTNISRRETIPQMQQIRRRLHNLVFGGLG